The Saprospiraceae bacterium genome contains the following window.
GGATTGAACTTTTTTATTATACAAAAAGAATGCAGAATTAAATAAATCTTTGCCTTCGATCTCAGGATTCACCGTTGGAGCACCCACCAGGATGGCAATATCCGAACTCATTTCGCAGAGTTTATTAATCAAATCCATTGATTGTCTGATAAAGTCTCTGAATTCCAAAAAATCACGAGGCGGATAGCCACAACTTGCCAATTCACTGAAACAAATCAGATCAGCTTGTTCCAATTTAGCTTTGAATATGGCATCTTGCATTTTAGCAAAATTTCCTTCAAAATTTCCGATATGGTAGTTGAGTTGGGCGAGTGCAATTTTCATTACATTAAATAAGGAACAAGGTAAAGAAAAGTTTAGGAAGTCTGAGGGGAAATGCTGCTATGGTTCAATGCTGCAATGGTTCAATCTTAAAATTTTTGAATTGGAAATCTCAATCAATTTTAATAAACCATCGCAGTTTATAATTGTAAAATTTTAAATGCAGCCTTACAAACAAATTATACCATTGCAGGTTTGCAGGATTGCAGCATTGAACCATTGCAGCATTATTATTGTCTTATTCTTTCAAAACCTTTTTGTACCATTTCTTTGAACTATTGTCAAAAATTTCAAGTATATATACTCCTTTCTGAAATTCTGATAGATCCAATGAAATACGTGATTTGCCTTTTGATATTTTTTGAATCAAGGATCGTTTGCCATTGATGTCAATAATAAAAACCAATAGTTCCTTTGCAGCTGCATGATCCAATTCCAATATTAAATTTGAACTAACAGGATTTGGAAAAACTTTAAAAAATGTTGCAGCTGGGTTTTCAATTTGGGTTGCACATTTCAAATGGTTTAGTGTGACTTCCCCCCCAGAATATAAATCACAAGCAGATCCTGCATTGGATCTAAAATTTTCTAATGCTCTGATCAACAAATTGGAGTGATTAGAAACACTTAGCCAGGAATTTGAATTTGCATCCCAATGCGCTACGCCGGTAATTGGATTACTTCCAATAGATCCAAACAAACCTCCTGCATACAGATCTCCACAATGAATTATTAAATCATAGATTCCTTCAAAACTAGAATTGACGCCAGTACTCATTGACGACCAATTGTTCCCATCCCATTGTGCAATAAATTGGGTATTGGCCACTACTATATTTCCAGCATTCACAGCTTCCTGAAAGCGTCCACCAACAGCAAGTTTGTTGTTGTCAAATTGCAAAATGGCTTTGATGCCTTCTCCATTGTTTCCAATAAATAAATTGATGCCGTTGCCCAGGTTTTGCCAAACATTCCCATTGAGTTGCGCTATATTTTTTAAAGGCGGACTAAATACCCCACCTGCAACCAGATTTCCATTAAACAAACCCAATCCATGAACGCCTCCTGAATTCGTATTTGGAACATTGATTCCAGAACTTCCAAGATTGGTCCAATTGATTCCATTCCAGCGTGCAATGTTATTGGCTGGAATCTGAAATGCCCCGCCTGCGACCAATCCTTGTGGTGTAGACAATAAAGAGGTAACCCGATTAAAAATGCCGCCTGTTAAACCCGGGAACGAAGGATTCCAGGAACCTCCAGGAATGGTACCGCTCCACTCTGCAATGTTGTTTCCATTATTTGAAAATGCACCACCGGCATAGAGTTTTCCATTGTGTACTTCAAGCGCTTCAACGGTTCCATTAAAACCTGCACCCAACGGCAACCAATTACTACCATCCCATGCTGCAATGGCATTAAATCCACCAAATGCAAATTGTCCACCGACAATTAATTTATTGTCATAAACGGTCATGTCAGTAATAAAAAACTGGTTAGACAAGGTTGTCCAAGTTAAATTGACAGGATTGCACACAGTACAGCAAGTGTCCAGATGAAAAACAATGGGTCTGCATTCGTGAAATGCAATGTCATCTACTGCAAAATCACAACCTGAACCAGAGGGATGTACTGGTGCGCCAACCCTTATTTCAATAGGTACAGCTCCATTTACAGTGCTGGTCCAATTGGCGCTGAGATTAATCCAGTTATCCGGAATTTCCGGCAAAGTGATTGTTGCTTGCAGTGTATTGAGAATCCAAAGTTCGACCGTAGGATTTGTAAAATTATTGGAGGTATTTACCAGATTGTTTACAAATGCACAAAATGAATAATTGACTCCGAAATTTACATTTACAATTTGTCTCCAGCATACTGAACCTGCAACTGTTGTAGCATCTACTGCAAGAAAATTTCCGAGCGGTGTGCCCAAGGTATGATCTACACAAGCCCAGGCCAGATTAACCAAATTGGTTGAATTCTTTACAGAATACCTACCATTACTTAATCCTAAATTAGGTGGCATGTAAAGATATCCATTTGTAAAGCCCACATTGCCCAAACTAAAGTCTCCATTTTGAACCAGGTTTGGCCCTGCTATCGCATTGGAATCGCATCTGCATGATTGGAATGGGGGCGCAGGACATTGTAGCATCAAGTGTTCATCACAACGACCCGCAACGCCACCACTTGAATACGTATAACTGATATTGACTGTTACTGGATTCGTCACATTGCTTACACAAAAATTACCAGGATTAACATACCCTGCCGGAATAAAACCGGAACTGTGTGCAATCGTCATTTGATTGCCACTTGAATTGATCATCCAATTTGGATTTGCAATCGGATTAACGATGTTGCCTGAACTCAGATTTAATAAAATTTGATTAAAGCAATTGGCAGTTGGATTATTCACGAATAAATCAAAACAACAAATTGCTTGTCCGTTGTTAAATGGATTTAATATTGTAAAAAGTGAATCACATTTAGACGGAGGCGTAATTAAACAAAAAATTTGCGTATCCTGATAGGTTTTGCTTGTCAAAGGAAGTACATTAAAATCGATAGGACTTGAAACCATGGAAGTTAATAAAGTTGGTATCGGATTCCTTTTGATAATATCGGTTATTAAATTGTGATTACAAGTAGTACCTGTACGACCTGAGCTATCTGTTTTGATTGTCAATACATTAAAATCAAAAGCAGAAGGTGGGTCCGCTTTGTAGCTATAACCGCTAATAAAACAAGAATTATTATTTAAAACTTCAACACTATTTCCCTGAGATGCAAACCCCTGATCATACGCACGATTCCAAATCACTTGATTTCCGGAATGAGCCAGTTTCATAAGCATGCAATTTCCAGTTCTGGTTGCGGGTCTTGGAGGAAAGGTTAGGCTTTCGGCACGGCCTGTAATCATAAAATCTCCGATGTTGGTAAATTCAAAATGAGAAGCTGCTTCAACATCACCGACAATTTCATAATTATTTGCCCATAACGGATTTCCATTAATATCTGTTTTCATCATAAATACTTGCGACAAACTTGAATTCAAATCCGTTGAATACCCTGAAACCCAAATTTCTCCTAGGGATCCTGCATTAAATAAGCAAGAGCCCTGAATGCACGTTGCGTATTCTGCTGCATTTGGAGCTATGTCGTAAGATGTAATCCAAATTAGGTTTCCAGTCGTTGCATCAATGTTTAGAATAAATAATTCGTCATTTCCATTCGGACCCAGAATCACACCGGTAACAAAATAATTCGAACTACTTGCACATGAACTCGCTTGTGTAGCAAAACTGGTAACGGAAGTTGCAATCGCCGAATTTACTGTAGCATAATTTCGATACCAGATTTGATTTCCATTGCAATCTAATTTTACAGCCTGTATATTGTAAACACCATTGCTTTCTCTTGAGCCGACCATGATGAAATCGCCATTGCCATCTTCTTTGATACAAGTGGCTTCTTCCCTACTAAAATTAGATCCGATGTTTCGTGACCAGATTGGATTGCCGTTGATGTCAATAAGAATCGCTAACATGTTATTACCTGTTCCAAAATCTTCATTTGCAGCAATAATGTAAGCCCCGTTTCCGCAGCTCGTTTTCTCCATCCAGGCAGCTGATTCCGTTCCATCTTGTCCCAGTAATTTAGCAGGATTCAATAAAAACCCAGTTGAATTTAAATTTAAATATTGCAGATCCCCACTTGGATTAAAGATTCCATTTGGATGATTGTTATTATCTGCTAAAATAAAATAATTACCAGAATTTGTTTGCAATCCCCTTACAGCGCGCTCATTCGATGGAAAGGTAAATCCAACAGCAGTTTGGAATTGCGCGCATGCATGTTCGCAAATACCTACAAAACTTACTATAAAAATAAATTTAAGATAGTATGTGTTTAGAGAAATTAGCAATGCTTTTAAGTTTGAAATTTTCATAAGAACCAATTTAGAAATTAAAAATTAATCAAGCAAAGGGCTTCGATTGCATTTGTTTAATTGAATGCAAAAATTTCGATTTTCAAGACAAATCGGGTAGGATTAAATAGATAGCATTTAGGCGCAAATGCTTTTAAAGATACTACAAATTATCCAGATTCAGATTGCCCTGAAAATTTCCTACTTTTGCCCACCACAAAACTCATGGATTCATTTATCGTATCAGCCCGTAAATACCGCCCTTTAAAATGGACGGATGTCATTGGTCAGGAACACGTTGCCCATACCCTTAAGAATGCCCTAGCAAAAGGCCAGATTGCACATGCCTTTCTGTTTTGCGGTCCCAGGGGTGTTGGCAAAACCACCTGTGCCCGGATTTTGGCTAAAGTACTCAATTGTACCAATCCCAGCGCTGATTGGGAGCCTTGCAATTCCTGTGATAATTGCCGGGCTTTCATGGAAAATGCTTCTTTTAATATTTTCGAGCTGGATGCGGCTTCCAATAATTCGGTTGAAGACATCCGCGAATTGGTTGATCAGGTGCGTTACCAACCCCAGGCTGGAAAATATAAAATCTATATAGTCGATGAGGTTCATATGTTATCAACGGCGGCTTTTAATGCTTTTTTGAAAACCCTGGAAGAACCTCCACCCTATGCCAAATTTATTTTAGCTACAACTGAAAAACATAAAATCATACCAACCATTTTAAGCCGTTGTCAGATTTATGATTTTAGGAGAATTCAGGAAAAGGACATCGTATTTCAGCTTGAAAAAATTTGTCAACAGGAATCCATTCAAGCCGAAGATGAAGCACTGCACTTAATTGCACAAAAAGCGGATGGTGCGCTGCGGGATGCTTTATCTATTTTTGACCGCATTAAAAGTTTCTCTGATAAAAGTATTTTATATAAAGATGTAGTTGAAAATTTGAACGTACTAGATTACGATTATTTTTTCAAATTTTCTGATGCTTTTCTAACAGAAAATGTGGAAGCCGCATTGGTATTGCTGGATCAAGTATTATCTCTTGGTTTTGATCCTGAAATTATCCTGGAAGGCATGGCTTCCCATTTCCGCAATTTGATGATCGTCAAAGATCCCAATTTACAGTCTTTGTTTGAAGGAAGTGATGCAATCAGAAAAAAATACATCCAACAAGCAGAAGCATGCAGACTTTCTGATTTAATTAACTGGCTGGATCAAGTACATGAATCAGATGTCAATTTAGTTAGGAGTAGAAACAAACGCTTGCATATAGAAATTTTATTGATTAAAATTTGTTATGCTTCCCGAAAAAAAATGGATCAGGTACTGTCTGATCCGTCTCCAACTGAAAATATAAGTACTCCTTTAGCATCTAATCCTGGTAAAACAGAAAAAAAAGAAAGTGAAACCAGTCCGGTTGTAAAAAAAGTCAACATCGCTGCTTCACAAATCATGAAAGATGCATTTATGATTCCAAAATTGGGGAATTTGGATTCATTGAAACAAAAAATTGAAGCAGATGAAAAACAAAAGCAAGAGAAATTAATCGATTTTACTGAGGAAAATTTTCTGCAATTTTGGGAAGATTGTAAACGGGATGAAAAATCAGCTTCATTTAAAGTCATGTTAAACAGCACTAAAGTAAAATGGGAACCACACAGCATTACTATTTTAACCGGTTCCGGCATTGTGCGCGATTCTATCCGGATGGAATTGAAACTCGATGAAAAAATACGCAATACCTTTTCAACAAAAAACATTACCAGCCGAATTGAAATAGATCCTGAACTGGCAGCACTGGAAGAAAAAAAAATTGTAAAAAAATTATCTGCCAATGAAAAATGGGATATGATGCTTGCCAGTAACCAAAAGCTTTCGGATTTAAAGGACGTATTTTCATTAAAGATGGATGAAGATTGAGTGAGCCAGCATGTGGAAACTTCTTAAATCATTTTTCTTTTTACTGGATGCAGAGCGAGCACATTATCTTGCTATGGATTTATTGGCGTTTTCATTAAAAATTCCGGTAATTTCTCAACTGCTTAAACGTTCGTTTAAATTTGAATCGGATTTGTTGCATACAGAAATCTGTGGTATGAATGCAACGAACCCCATCGGATTGGCCGCAGGTTTTGATAAAGATGGAAATTGGTTGAATGTATTGATGCTTTTAGGTTTTGGACATATCGAATTGGGTACAGTGACAAAACGTCCTCAATCAGGAAATCCTAAACCCAGATTATTCAGACTTATTAAAGACCGGTCTATTATTAATCGGATGGGCTTTAATAATCTAGGCGTAGATGCATTGGTTGAACGATTAAAAAAATTCCATAAACCAAATGGATTAATCCTTGGCGGAAATATTGGAAAAAACAAAGAAAGCCTTGATGATCAAATTATACAAGATTATCTATATTGTTTTACTGCCTTGTTTGATTTTGTAGATTATTTTACCATTAATGTCAGTTCGCCTAATACACCGGGTTTAAGAGCATTGCAAGATAAAGAACCGCTGAACGCATTGTTGTCTGCCATTCAATTAGAAAATAAAACGCATTTAAATAAAAAACCCTTGTTTTTAAAAATAGCTCCTGATTTAAGTGCAGAAGCTCTGGATGATATTTTAGAAGTGGTTCAAGCCAATGACTTTTCAGGAATTATTGTTTCCAATACGACCATTGACCGTCCTGATTTTTTACTAGAAAAAGAAATTGCAAAAGAAAGCGGCGGATTAAGTGGAGAAGCCTTGCATTCAAAATCATTGCAAGCTTTGCATCATTTAAAATCAAAAGCGAAGCCAAAACTTATATTAATTGGCGTTGGGGGTATTATGAATGAAGCAGCTGCTTTAGAACGACTGAAAGCCGGTGCAAACTGGATTCAAATTTATACCGGAATGATTTATGAAGGACCCTGGTTTATTAAAAAAATAAAACAAGAATTAATAAAACCCAAAGCACACCAGCGCAACTAAATACTCATCAACAAAGCGGCAGCTTTTTCCAATTGATTTCCATTAAAATACTCTTGTGCAATCTGGTGTTTGGTATCAGAATCTAATTTTAAAATTTGATCACCGGATTCCCAGCCTAAAATCGTTGTGATTGCTTCCTGATTTGTGGGCAATTCTTTCATTCCTGCCAATGCACCTATGAGGTTGGCAGTAATAAATTTACTTTGGCGGATGTGTTCCGGGAGCTTTGGATACCCAACAACCGGCAATTTATGGGATTGTGGCATGCTCATTACAGCAGCACCACTTGCACGTACATAAAATGCACGACCCATGCGACCCATAAGATCTATTTTATGCGGATCAATCCGTTGGTTTTCATCTAAAACCGATTCATCTATATGCATACAGACCACATTGCAGATGATTAAATGACCTGCACCACCTTGGTCTCCCAGTGTTAAAATATCTGTGACGCGGCATTCCATGTTAACTGGTGATTCCTTTACTAAGGGTGGTTTTACTTGTGAAGCTGGCACTGGAGTCAATCCCGTTTGTTCAAATTCACTGATGCCATTTGGAAAATCAACTGAACAAACCATCATTTGGCGAACGATGGGATATGAAACTACATTGACCACACATTCTTTGGATGCCATAATATTGTGTAAGGTGTCTTTGGTCGTATTGTTTTCAACCCGACGGTTTGAAGAAAAAACCAAAATGGGTGGATTGCTGCTAAAGGCATTAAAAAAACTGTAAGGTGCCAGATTGACACGTCCTTCAGGATCTATGGTGCTCACAAATGCAATCGGTCGCGGTGCTACTGCCCCTAACAAATATTGATGTAAATCTGGAGTGGGCAAGGTCCCTGGTGTTATAATTCGCTTCATAAATGGATTTAATTGATTGCCCGTGATTTGTCGGACCTCAAAATTAAGTAATATTGCAGCCTCTTATACTTATTATGCAGAAATACCTCTTAGGCCTTAGCGGCATTTTATTTTTTTCTTACCTGATTTATTATTTTTTTTTCAATACCATGCTGGTATTGGGACAGCAAGCCCCCAATTTTGAAGTTGAAAATTTGCGGAAAAATAAAATCAATTTAGATAGTTTTAAAGGGCAGTATGTTTTAATAGATTTTTGGGGTTCCTGGTGCGCTCCTTGTCGTCAGGAAAATAAAATCCTAACCATGATGTATGCCCACTATAGAGATCAAAAATTTAAAAAAGCAGAAGGAATTCAGTTTTTAAGCATTGCCTTTGACCAGGATCCGGCTGCTGCTTTAAAAGCCATTGAAAACGATGGTTTGATCTGGCCTCATCATGTCATCGAACCCAACATGTTTGAAAGTCAATTGGCTAAAATTTATAAGATTAAGTCAATTCCAGCAAAATACCTGATTGGACCTGACCAAATTATCATGTTGGCGGACCCCAGTATTCGTGAATTAGATGATTTTTTGGCGTTTCAAATACTAAAAAACTGACAAATTGACCTAATTTCAGTTGTGGCAGTATAATTGACCTTAGTCTTTCCAGTGAATCAGAATTTAATAGTATGACAGAAGAGCAGCAAATACCCGAAAGTGAAGAGCTAACAAATGGATTGGAAACAGAGCAAACTGAAAAATCTACAGCAGAATCCGGACCGGACCCACTTGTTATTTTAAAAGCAGAATTGGCCGATCAGAAAGATAAATACATACGTTTATTTGCGGAATTTGACAATTACAAAAAGCGTACAATTAAAGAAAAAATAGATACCATTCGCAATGCATCCCAGGAATTAATCCAGGATTTATTGGTAGTATTGGATGATTTTGATCGGGCAAAGAAGTTATCAGAAACACAGGAAAACGAACAAATTTTTCCGGAAGGCATGCGATTGGTTCATCACAAATTATTGGGATTGTTACAATCCAAAGGTTTAGAAATTATGGATACCAACGGAAAAGATTTTGATCCGGAATTTCATGAAGCAATTACTGAAATTCCCGGAACGGATGAAAGTCAAAAAGGAAAAATTTACGATACCCTTGAAAAAGGTTATTTATTAAATCATAAAATTATTCGATTTGCAAAAGTAGTAGTTTGCAAGTAAGCGGATTTTCAAATTTGGAATTACGAAATGGCAAAAAGAGATTTTTACGAAATATTGGGAGTAAGCAAAGGAGCTGATGCGGATGCAATAAAAAAAGCTTATCGTAAAGTAGCAATGCAATTTCATCCCGATCGAAATCCAGGGGATAAAGCAGCAGAAGAAAAATTTAAAGAAGCTGCAGAAGCTTATGAAATATTGAGCGATGCTGACAAAAAAGCACGCTATGATCGTTATGGACATGCAGGAGTTGACCCAAATGCTGGATTTGGAGGCAATGGAGGAAATGGCATGACCATGGATGATATTTTTAGTCATTTCGGAGATATTTTTGGAGATTCCGGTTCGCCATTTGAATCATTTTTTGGAGGACGCAGCGGAGGAGGTGGCAGAGCTCAAGGAGGTTCAAAAGGAAGCAATCTTCGGATCAAAGTCAGTATGACTTTAGAAGAAATTGCAAGCGGGATCACCAAGAAAATAAAAGTAAAAAAACAAGTCAATTGTAAAACCTGTAATGGTTCAGGTGCTAAAGATGCTAAATCTGTCAAAACCTGCAGTTCTTGTAATGGCCAAGGGTATGTACGACAAGTAAAAAATACCTTTCTGGGTCAAATGCAAACCACGACCACTTGTCCTACATGCAACGGTACCGGTCAAATGATATCTGCGGCATGTACTGCATGCAGGGGATCTGGAATGGAAGTAGGTGAAGAAACCATTGACATCCAAATTCCGGCTGGTGTAGAAGATGGTATGCAATTGTCTTTGCGGGGTAAAGGCAATGCAGGAAGTAAAGGAGGACCTGCTGGTGATTTATTAATAAGCATCGAGCAAAAGCCTCATGAACATTTTAGTCGTGAAGGAAACAACATCCATTACGATTTGTATTTAAATTTTGCTGATGCAGCCTTGGGTTGCCAGATGGAAGTACCCACGCTCCAAAGTGCTGCAAAAATCAAGGTTCCGGCGGGAACCCAAGCCGGCAAGATTTTCAGACTCAAGGATCTGGGACTCCCATCCGTACAATCCTACGAAAAAGGAGACGAACTGATTCACATTACCATTTGGACTCCAAAGGATCTTACTTCAGAAGAAAAATCCATCCTCGAAAAACTCCGCAGCCATCCAAACTTTAAACCGCATCCTGGTAAAGACGAAAAAAGTTTTTACGAACGAATGAAAGAGTATTTCAGTTAGTGATCCAAATCATGTATCATAGATCGTTCCATTTTTTTAAATATGCATTTTTTTCAATTGCTTGCAATTCTTAGCTTATTTTCTGCATGCAATCAATCTGTGATTTATAAAAATGAAATCCAGATTGAAAATAATGAATGGGACAGTACTCAAATTTTAACATTCAACTGGCAGGTCCAGGATACTGCAAGTTGGTATCAATTAAATCTTACATTAAAACATTCCATTGAAATGGAATATCAAAACCTGTATGTAAAAAGTACAACGGGATTTCCGGATCAAAGCCAAAAAGAACAAATTATCAGTTTGGAATTGTTTGACAATTCCGGCAAACCAACCGGGCACTGTTCTGGTACAAAATGCAATACTGAAATTAGTTTACTTCAAAGATTTAAATTTCCATTTATTGGAAATTATCAAATTTCACTCAGTCAATATGGAAGAGATCAATCTGTTAAAGGAATTTCATCTTTTGAATTAGAAGTTTCTAAAAGTAAATAGAAATTTTAAATAACAACAGTTACTTCCATACCCAATCAATCATCTTAAATACAAATTTATTTGTGACTCTGATTGAATTTAATAGATTGTTTAAATTCCTATTTAAACCCAAATTTTCACTAAAATTCTATTACAATACGAAATTCCCTCAAACGCAATCAATACGCATGTTTTTATCCTCAACATTCTAATTTCGATGCCTGCGGTAAAAATATTCTTTGAGCAATGATTTTATCAGACTTTTAATTCTCAACCGAAACTTAAATAAAAATCTCGGTTTACACTCCAATTTTTGATTAGAATTCAATGCATGATTTTAAATAGCCAAACCAGCCTATTCCAAGCACTTAAAACAAAGAATACATTCTGAAATTTAAAACTCAATGCTTTAAAACTACATTTCTGTACAATTTACGTTATAGGAATCCACTTTGTATATTGATTGTAACCCAGAATAAAGAAACATAGTAAACTATGTTTCTTCATTCCAGAACAAATTACAATTAATGGATCAGGCCGTTGGTTTTTTACCTAACATCAGCATTTCTGCCATTACAATTTCAGTAAAGTACTTTTTCTCTCCATCCTTAGCTTCATAAGATCTGGAAGTTAATTTACCCTCCAATGCAATTTCGCTTCCTTTGCTGAGATATTCTTCTACCAGTTCGGCCGATTTACCCCAGGCTACAATATTGTGCCATTGGGTATCGGTTACTTTCTTACCGTCTTTATCGATATACGTATCATTGGTAGCTATAGAAAAACGAGCTACTTTATTTCCCTTTTCCAGGGATTTTACTTCCGGGTTAGAACCCAGATTTCCAATCAGCCGTACGCTGTTTCTTAGGTTGTTCATAGTTGAATTTTTTTGATAATAATTAAAAATAAGTTTGGTCCGGTACCGAATGTAAAATTGTGAAGTCTAATTTAGTCATGCAGCGTAATAAACATTTAATTCCGAAAATACCCGATTACAATCGGATAAAATTGTTTGGATTAAATAGAACCAGTATATTTGTTTTAAATAAACACCTATGAGCACACCGAGATCCTGTCTCCAATGTGGAGCCATTTTATTGGGACGACCCGATAAAAAATTTTGCGATGACCATTGTCGCAGTAGTTTTAATAACCACCAGTACGCCCAAATGCTACAGTCCGTTCGACACATCAATCGCATCCTCATAAAAAATCGCA
Protein-coding sequences here:
- a CDS encoding gliding motility lipoprotein GldH; the protein is MHFFQLLAILSLFSACNQSVIYKNEIQIENNEWDSTQILTFNWQVQDTASWYQLNLTLKHSIEMEYQNLYVKSTTGFPDQSQKEQIISLELFDNSGKPTGHCSGTKCNTEISLLQRFKFPFIGNYQISLSQYGRDQSVKGISSFELEVSKSK
- a CDS encoding single-stranded DNA-binding protein, whose product is MNNLRNSVRLIGNLGSNPEVKSLEKGNKVARFSIATNDTYIDKDGKKVTDTQWHNIVAWGKSAELVEEYLSKGSEIALEGKLTSRSYEAKDGEKKYFTEIVMAEMLMLGKKPTA